A single genomic interval of Methylocystis sp. IM3 harbors:
- a CDS encoding apolipoprotein A-IV repeat region-like domain-containing protein — protein sequence MSKSGKIQDAASAALSAIEDALDLGAPPPGDDGAAQPGPQKPGGKTGRSDAPEKAEDPAGQQAPSPAQPSLAQAMSRKAEAREPASVVAPALAPANDDRRTVGELRAALQIAPNRSIMGMTFASIGLWAVCWIFYVYFHQSEIIDPDGSLLAPKPILAIGALVGPTIFLFITGLMARRAHEMRLIANSMTEVAIRLIEPETIATEQVVSLSQAIRREAASMGDGIERALARAGELEVIVRTEVSNLERSYTENERRIRLLIDELTREREAILVNADNARTALYGARDSLSQELAATSAHLAETVSAAGARVTSSLGSKGEEIKLALEKAGDSFENTLASHGGRVVGVLTQTGDAVAQKIGDASDDVSRRFTDGVAEVGEKLQKASEAATTDFGARSAEIVERFETLGSTFTETIGGQGDRLVARLAETGGAIQEAVTTHGGALDKSLAETTERLTTGVAAQVEKARTVFEGAETRLLGAMDDSSARTQQEFEQRGAALRESLGRTIDETAAALADQGQTIQDRFADLAAYAVSALGAHSDRVNETLAERLGNFERMVLTRGEEMITRVAEHGGQLDATLAERLAAFEEVFATRGEELAARVTEHGYRATNTLASRLADFQETLSRSTEDAAVRVTEQSDRAAREIARQIVALEAAVAQQGEDIAVRLTVGGANAAATLADQVARFENAFAQRHEELTTRLAEQSERSAETLAERLSVFEQAMAAHAEQVGAHSDHIVTRVAESGDRALNNLATGLAVFENAVLQQSQAVAAHVVSEGERARTLLADGLAAFEDNVSRHGETVALAVASQGERAASELARQLATLEETVARSSEQVAALMSTEGGRAAEELAHQIATLEATVAGKSEEVAALVSAHGERATAELAHQIATLEATVSRKSEEVASLVATHGERATAELALQLAALEETIARSGEQVAALMSTQGGRAAEELARQIAALEETVAGKSEEVAALVATHGERATAELAQQIATLEETVARKSEEVAALVSTHGERATAELAHQIATLEETVARKSEEAATRVAEQGDRALTNLSVGLASLEDAILRQSETVTARVAQHGDHAAAVITERLAAFADAVALHSGDAASRISSKTEEVNAAFARGLSLFEDTFLRQGPEVAQRVLDQAVLSSEELSERLRAFESAVQQANAETARRLEEESARVAGALTSGVGTFEDSVRRHGDNVAAIVAEHAQRVDELLGERLTALETAGMAVAHTMETTRERAMQDFEAHGAALRENLHRVVEEASAALADNSDRLHERFAATAGDAVVAIATQGERLNELLSDRLVAFEESVLSQGQEVVSALAEHGDRIAETVGQQLGQFENAVVRDGEQIADRVAAHAARLSDDVAQRLTVIEEVIGGRGTELVQSLTERTEDADARIGAQTEKFVSSVDDRLNAIDHAIAGQGGALVERIAAQADYFATRIGDNSRHFAEEIEARLSALDGAVSTEGGRLVDSLAAQSDRLVSRLDERSQELYQALDAKLDALDQTMSVNGGVFVEKLSEQVDQFASRIGDNSRHFAHEIDTRLESLDEAISVRGSRLVNELDATAVSAFSRISEEVGKLASDVSAKLDAIDHTIGEKGEALVEKLENRAIDLASAMANKIEAFETVSDARTREATERVEALARQLDAGLGAGGQKLQASLASHALQVARVMGEGGREVVRSLDEKIKDVDSVLLSRSSEIAETLAAKASEINDTLGGRARDLAETLDGRIDLFEKNVVQRLGAVSSEIDERGRGVIESISARLEDINHTLAEARRELDATMHARTGDLGKALSERVGEISGALDSRLAQIQTALDDRLAQIETTLGERGGAVTNELASVGELIAKTIETRGAAIVRHLGDKREELAEAIDQSAASLGSALDAGAQSSIGALVAMNDKIRAELPNLLDKLGQTNSSLHAIMDKTGGNLVTLERALGARLSEFQTAIRDVSAQVQSINEAASGTVANAYDIVETLSERQETLSESAAQLAKSQKALDEAFDARRRSLEGVLTLVDGKRAEVENTMAEFAKKMEEAFRAIESRSGSVGGALSATTRETAALVEARFAEIRSAAEGQRAQTEESMRATFAKANEEINRLFGEASARFQSTADEIRALSKEVHRELEETREEVRRGAIELPRDTAEQAAALRRVVGDQVKALNELTDLVARSGRVYDIAEQAPPAAARRAYEAPRAEPPRPRVAAPPPPAPAPRAADTGAAAGARDAQGGWLSDLLARASRDEGDESGRPRPARGGGAALDGLTLDIARMVDNAAVSELWRRYQRGEKGGLFGRRLYTTQGHQTFEEIRRRYRTDPEFRATLDHYVRHFEELLLETSRGDRDGGKALDLLTSDAGKVYTMLGHAAGRFE from the coding sequence ATGTCGAAATCGGGCAAAATTCAGGACGCGGCCTCTGCTGCTCTATCCGCGATCGAGGACGCGCTCGATCTTGGCGCTCCGCCGCCGGGCGACGACGGGGCGGCCCAGCCGGGACCGCAAAAGCCGGGCGGGAAGACCGGCAGGTCGGACGCGCCGGAAAAAGCCGAGGACCCGGCCGGCCAACAGGCGCCGAGCCCCGCTCAGCCCAGCCTTGCCCAGGCGATGTCCCGCAAAGCGGAGGCGCGAGAGCCCGCCTCCGTCGTCGCGCCGGCGCTCGCGCCCGCCAATGACGACCGGCGCACGGTCGGCGAATTGCGCGCCGCGCTGCAAATCGCGCCGAACCGCTCGATCATGGGCATGACCTTCGCCTCGATCGGGCTCTGGGCGGTGTGCTGGATTTTCTATGTGTATTTTCACCAAAGCGAAATCATCGACCCCGACGGCTCGCTGCTCGCGCCCAAGCCGATATTGGCGATTGGCGCGCTCGTCGGCCCGACGATCTTTCTCTTCATCACCGGCCTGATGGCGCGGCGCGCGCATGAGATGCGGCTCATCGCCAATTCCATGACCGAAGTCGCGATCCGCCTCATCGAGCCCGAGACCATCGCGACCGAGCAGGTCGTCTCCCTGTCGCAGGCGATCCGCCGCGAGGCGGCCTCGATGGGCGATGGCATCGAGCGGGCACTGGCGCGCGCCGGCGAGCTCGAAGTCATCGTGCGCACGGAGGTCTCCAATCTCGAACGCTCGTACACCGAGAACGAACGCCGAATCCGCCTCCTGATCGACGAATTGACGCGCGAGCGCGAAGCGATCCTCGTCAACGCCGACAACGCCCGCACCGCGCTCTATGGCGCGCGCGATTCACTCTCGCAGGAGCTCGCCGCGACCTCCGCGCATCTCGCCGAGACGGTCAGCGCGGCCGGCGCGCGGGTCACCTCCTCGCTCGGCTCCAAGGGCGAAGAGATCAAGCTCGCGCTGGAAAAGGCGGGCGACTCTTTCGAAAATACGCTCGCCTCGCATGGCGGCCGCGTCGTCGGCGTATTGACGCAGACGGGGGACGCCGTCGCGCAGAAGATCGGCGACGCCTCCGACGACGTGAGCCGCCGCTTCACCGACGGCGTCGCGGAGGTCGGCGAGAAGCTGCAAAAGGCGAGCGAGGCCGCCACCACCGATTTCGGCGCGCGCAGCGCCGAGATCGTCGAGCGTTTCGAGACGCTCGGCTCGACATTCACGGAGACGATCGGCGGCCAGGGCGACCGGCTCGTCGCCCGCCTCGCCGAGACCGGCGGCGCCATTCAGGAAGCGGTCACGACCCATGGCGGCGCGCTCGACAAGTCTCTCGCCGAGACGACCGAACGCCTCACCACCGGCGTCGCGGCGCAGGTGGAGAAAGCCAGAACCGTCTTCGAGGGCGCGGAAACGCGCCTCCTCGGAGCCATGGACGACTCCAGCGCCAGGACGCAGCAGGAATTCGAACAGCGCGGCGCTGCGCTACGCGAGTCGCTCGGGCGCACCATCGACGAGACGGCCGCCGCCCTGGCCGATCAGGGCCAGACGATCCAGGACCGCTTCGCCGATCTCGCAGCTTACGCGGTGTCGGCGCTCGGCGCCCACAGCGACCGCGTCAACGAGACCCTCGCGGAGCGGCTCGGCAATTTCGAGCGCATGGTGCTCACGCGCGGCGAAGAGATGATCACACGCGTCGCCGAACATGGCGGCCAGCTCGACGCGACGCTCGCCGAGCGGCTCGCCGCCTTCGAAGAAGTGTTCGCCACCCGCGGCGAGGAGCTCGCCGCGCGCGTGACCGAGCACGGCTATCGCGCCACCAACACCCTCGCCTCGCGCCTTGCCGACTTCCAGGAGACGCTCTCGCGCAGCACCGAAGACGCCGCCGTGCGCGTCACCGAGCAGAGCGATCGCGCCGCGCGCGAGATCGCCCGCCAGATCGTCGCGCTCGAGGCCGCCGTCGCCCAGCAGGGCGAGGACATCGCCGTCCGCCTCACGGTCGGCGGCGCCAACGCCGCGGCGACGCTCGCAGATCAGGTCGCCCGCTTCGAAAACGCCTTCGCGCAGCGGCACGAGGAGCTGACGACCCGCCTCGCCGAGCAGAGCGAAAGATCGGCGGAGACGCTCGCGGAGCGGCTCTCGGTTTTCGAGCAGGCCATGGCCGCGCATGCCGAGCAGGTCGGCGCCCACAGCGACCACATCGTCACGCGCGTCGCCGAGAGCGGCGACCGCGCGCTCAACAATCTCGCGACCGGCCTCGCCGTCTTCGAGAATGCGGTGCTCCAGCAGAGCCAGGCGGTCGCCGCCCATGTCGTCTCGGAAGGCGAACGCGCGCGCACCCTCCTCGCCGACGGGCTCGCCGCTTTCGAGGACAACGTCTCCCGCCACGGCGAGACAGTCGCCCTGGCCGTCGCCTCCCAGGGCGAGCGCGCCGCCAGCGAATTGGCCCGCCAGCTCGCCACGCTCGAAGAGACCGTCGCGCGCAGCAGCGAGCAGGTCGCCGCGCTCATGTCGACGGAGGGCGGCCGCGCCGCGGAGGAACTCGCCCACCAGATCGCCACGCTCGAAGCGACCGTCGCCGGCAAGAGCGAGGAAGTCGCGGCCCTCGTCTCCGCGCATGGCGAACGCGCCACGGCGGAGCTCGCCCACCAGATCGCCACGCTCGAAGCGACCGTCTCGCGCAAGAGCGAGGAAGTCGCCTCGCTCGTCGCAACCCATGGCGAGCGCGCAACAGCGGAACTCGCTCTCCAGCTCGCCGCGCTCGAAGAGACCATCGCCCGCAGCGGCGAGCAGGTTGCGGCGCTCATGTCGACCCAGGGCGGCCGCGCCGCGGAGGAGCTTGCCCGGCAGATCGCCGCGCTCGAGGAGACAGTCGCCGGCAAGAGCGAGGAAGTCGCGGCCCTCGTCGCGACCCATGGCGAGCGCGCCACCGCCGAACTCGCCCAGCAGATCGCCACGCTCGAAGAGACCGTCGCCCGCAAGAGCGAGGAGGTCGCGGCGCTCGTCTCGACCCATGGCGAGCGCGCTACGGCGGAGCTCGCCCACCAGATCGCCACGCTCGAAGAGACTGTCGCCCGCAAGAGCGAGGAAGCCGCGACCCGCGTCGCCGAACAGGGCGACCGCGCGCTGACCAATCTCTCGGTCGGGCTCGCCTCGCTCGAAGACGCCATTTTGCGCCAGAGCGAGACCGTCACGGCCCGCGTGGCGCAGCACGGCGACCACGCCGCCGCCGTCATCACGGAGAGGCTCGCCGCCTTCGCCGACGCCGTCGCGCTCCACAGCGGCGACGCCGCGAGCCGCATCTCCTCGAAGACCGAGGAGGTCAACGCCGCCTTCGCCAGGGGACTCTCCCTCTTCGAAGACACGTTCCTGCGGCAGGGGCCGGAAGTCGCGCAGCGGGTGCTCGATCAGGCGGTTCTCAGCAGCGAGGAGCTGTCCGAAAGGCTGCGCGCCTTCGAGAGCGCCGTGCAGCAGGCGAACGCCGAAACCGCGCGGCGCCTCGAAGAAGAGAGCGCCCGCGTCGCCGGCGCGCTGACGAGCGGCGTCGGGACCTTCGAGGACTCGGTCAGGCGCCACGGCGACAATGTCGCGGCGATCGTCGCGGAACATGCGCAGCGCGTCGACGAATTGCTCGGCGAGCGGCTCACCGCGCTGGAGACCGCGGGCATGGCGGTCGCGCACACCATGGAGACGACGCGCGAGCGCGCCATGCAGGATTTCGAGGCCCATGGCGCCGCCCTGCGCGAAAATCTGCACCGCGTCGTCGAGGAGGCGAGCGCCGCGCTCGCCGACAATTCCGATCGGCTGCACGAGCGTTTCGCCGCCACGGCGGGCGACGCCGTCGTGGCCATCGCGACCCAGGGGGAGCGGCTCAACGAACTCTTGTCCGACCGTCTCGTCGCCTTCGAGGAATCGGTCCTGTCGCAGGGCCAGGAGGTCGTCTCGGCGCTTGCCGAGCACGGCGACCGCATCGCCGAGACCGTTGGCCAGCAGCTTGGTCAGTTCGAGAATGCGGTGGTGCGCGACGGCGAGCAGATCGCCGATCGCGTCGCGGCTCACGCCGCGCGGCTCTCCGACGACGTGGCGCAGCGACTCACCGTTATCGAGGAAGTCATCGGCGGCCGCGGCACGGAGCTGGTGCAAAGCCTCACGGAGCGCACCGAGGACGCCGACGCCCGCATCGGCGCCCAGACCGAAAAATTCGTCTCGAGCGTCGACGACCGGCTGAACGCCATCGACCACGCCATCGCCGGACAGGGCGGCGCGCTCGTCGAGCGCATCGCCGCGCAGGCCGATTATTTCGCCACGCGCATCGGCGACAACTCCCGCCACTTCGCCGAGGAGATCGAAGCGCGGCTCAGCGCCCTCGACGGCGCCGTGTCGACCGAGGGCGGCAGGCTCGTCGACAGTCTCGCGGCGCAGTCCGATCGCCTGGTCTCGCGCCTCGATGAACGTTCGCAGGAGCTCTATCAGGCGCTCGACGCCAAGCTCGACGCGCTGGACCAGACGATGAGCGTCAACGGCGGCGTCTTCGTCGAGAAGCTTTCCGAGCAGGTCGATCAGTTCGCCTCGCGCATCGGCGACAACTCCCGTCACTTTGCGCATGAAATCGACACGCGGCTCGAGTCGCTCGACGAAGCGATTTCGGTTCGCGGCTCGCGGCTCGTCAATGAGCTCGACGCCACGGCGGTCTCAGCCTTCTCGCGCATCAGCGAGGAGGTCGGGAAGCTTGCAAGCGACGTCAGCGCCAAGCTGGACGCCATCGACCACACGATCGGCGAGAAGGGGGAGGCGCTCGTCGAGAAGCTCGAAAACCGCGCGATCGATCTCGCCTCCGCCATGGCGAACAAGATCGAAGCCTTCGAGACCGTCAGCGACGCCCGCACGCGCGAGGCGACCGAACGCGTCGAGGCGCTCGCCAGGCAGCTCGACGCGGGACTTGGCGCCGGCGGCCAGAAGCTTCAGGCCTCGCTCGCGAGCCATGCGCTGCAGGTCGCCCGCGTGATGGGCGAAGGCGGCCGCGAGGTCGTCCGCAGCCTCGACGAGAAGATCAAGGACGTCGATTCGGTGCTGCTGTCGCGCTCCTCGGAAATCGCCGAGACGCTCGCCGCCAAGGCCTCCGAAATCAACGACACGCTCGGCGGCCGGGCGCGCGATCTCGCCGAGACGCTCGATGGGCGCATCGACCTCTTCGAGAAGAACGTCGTCCAGCGCCTGGGCGCGGTCTCTTCGGAGATCGACGAACGCGGCCGGGGCGTCATCGAATCGATCAGCGCGCGCCTCGAAGACATCAACCATACGCTGGCCGAGGCGCGGCGCGAGCTCGACGCCACCATGCATGCGCGGACGGGCGATCTCGGCAAGGCGCTCAGCGAGCGGGTGGGCGAAATCAGCGGTGCACTCGATTCCCGCCTCGCCCAGATCCAGACAGCGCTCGACGACAGGCTCGCGCAGATCGAGACGACGCTCGGCGAACGCGGCGGCGCCGTCACCAACGAACTGGCCAGCGTCGGCGAGCTCATCGCCAAGACGATCGAGACGCGCGGCGCCGCGATCGTGCGCCATCTCGGCGACAAGCGCGAGGAACTCGCGGAGGCGATCGACCAGTCGGCGGCCTCTCTCGGCTCGGCGCTCGACGCCGGAGCGCAGAGCTCGATCGGCGCGCTCGTCGCCATGAACGACAAGATCCGCGCCGAATTGCCCAATCTGCTCGACAAGCTCGGCCAGACCAACAGCTCGCTGCACGCCATCATGGACAAGACCGGCGGCAATCTCGTCACGCTCGAACGCGCCCTCGGCGCGCGGCTCTCCGAGTTCCAGACGGCGATCCGCGACGTGTCCGCCCAGGTGCAGAGCATCAACGAAGCCGCCAGCGGCACGGTCGCCAACGCCTATGACATCGTGGAGACGCTGAGCGAACGGCAGGAGACCCTCTCCGAGAGCGCCGCCCAGCTCGCCAAGAGCCAGAAGGCGCTGGACGAGGCGTTCGATGCGCGCCGCCGCTCGCTCGAGGGCGTTCTGACGCTCGTCGACGGCAAGCGCGCCGAAGTCGAAAACACGATGGCGGAGTTCGCCAAAAAGATGGAGGAGGCGTTCCGCGCCATCGAGAGCCGCTCGGGCTCCGTCGGCGGCGCCCTCTCCGCGACGACGCGGGAGACGGCCGCGCTCGTCGAGGCGCGCTTCGCGGAAATCCGCTCGGCGGCGGAAGGCCAGCGCGCCCAGACCGAAGAGTCGATGCGCGCTACTTTCGCCAAGGCCAATGAGGAGATCAACCGCCTCTTCGGCGAGGCGAGCGCCCGCTTCCAGTCCACGGCCGATGAAATCCGCGCGCTGTCGAAGGAGGTTCATCGCGAACTCGAGGAGACGCGCGAGGAAGTGCGCCGCGGCGCCATCGAACTGCCGCGCGACACGGCCGAACAGGCGGCGGCGCTGCGCCGCGTGGTCGGCGATCAGGTGAAGGCGCTCAACGAGCTGACCGACCTCGTGGCGCGCTCGGGCCGCGTCTACGACATCGCCGAACAGGCGCCGCCTGCCGCTGCGCGCCGGGCCTATGAGGCGCCGCGCGCCGAGCCGCCGCGTCCGCGCGTCGCCGCTCCGCCGCCGCCGGCTCCCGCGCCGCGCGCGGCCGACACGGGCGCGGCGGCGGGCGCGCGTGACGCGCAGGGGGGCTGGCTGAGCGATCTCCTCGCCCGCGCCTCGCGCGACGAGGGAGACGAGAGCGGCCGGCCGCGTCCCGCGCGTGGCGGCGGCGCGGCGCTCGACGGCCTGACGCTCGACATCGCCCGCATGGTCGACAACGCCGCGGTCTCCGAATTGTGGCGACGCTATCAGCGCGGCGAAAAAGGCGGGCTGTTCGGCCGTCGCCTTTACACGACGCAGGGCCATCAGACCTTCGAGGAAATCCGGCGCCGCTACCGAACCGATCCCGAGTTCCGCGCGACGCTCGACCACTATGTGCGCCATTTCGAGGAGCTTCTGCTCGAAACGAGCCGCGGCGACCGCGACGGCGGCAAGGCGCTCGATCTGCTCACGAGCGACGCCGGCAAGGTCTACACCATGCTCGGCCACGCGGCGGGCCGGTTCGAATAA
- a CDS encoding FAD-dependent oxidoreductase, whose translation MSQDEEITGPDFALGIDMGAVVDGTPVGGHVGGKAAIMVRKGDEVFVVGAFCTHYHGPLAEGLVVDETIRCPWHHACFSLRSGEAERAPAFDALARWRVEQTGGKIFARERIRTAEPRPAPARSPRNVVIVGAGAAAFAAAHRLRAEGYDGVIEMLGADAAEPYDRPNLSKDYLAGTAQPEWLPLRDPAWYRDNRIDLRLGRRVEALDLAQRRVVLAGGEGVGFDALLLATGADPVRLPIPGAEGPNVHYLRSLADADKIIAATAGARRAAVIGASFIGLEVAASLRTRGLEVHVVAPEAVPMARILGPELGAHIRRLHEDHGVVFHLEDTATEIAAGGLTLKSGGTLAADVVVIGVGVRPNTALAEAAGLAVDKGVLVDEFLETSERGVYAAGDIARWPDKITGARVRVEHWVVAERQGQTAARNMLGRGERFDAAPFFWSQHYDQAISYVGHAPAFDRTELSGDPAAGECAVTFYAGSRKLAVATLGRDLESLQAEVAFERAIGAL comes from the coding sequence ATGTCTCAGGATGAAGAAATAACCGGTCCCGACTTCGCGCTGGGAATCGACATGGGCGCGGTCGTGGACGGGACGCCGGTCGGCGGGCATGTCGGCGGCAAGGCCGCGATCATGGTGCGCAAGGGCGACGAGGTCTTCGTCGTCGGCGCCTTCTGCACCCATTACCACGGGCCGCTGGCGGAGGGGCTCGTGGTGGACGAAACGATTCGCTGCCCCTGGCACCATGCCTGTTTCAGCCTGCGCAGCGGCGAGGCCGAGCGCGCGCCGGCCTTCGACGCTCTGGCGCGCTGGCGGGTCGAGCAGACCGGGGGCAAGATTTTCGCCCGCGAACGGATCAGGACGGCGGAGCCGAGGCCCGCGCCGGCCCGATCGCCGCGCAATGTTGTGATCGTCGGGGCCGGCGCCGCCGCCTTCGCCGCCGCCCACAGACTGCGGGCCGAGGGCTATGACGGCGTGATCGAGATGCTCGGGGCCGACGCCGCCGAGCCCTATGACCGCCCCAATCTCTCCAAGGACTATCTCGCCGGCACGGCGCAGCCCGAATGGCTCCCGCTTCGCGATCCCGCCTGGTACCGGGACAATCGCATCGATCTGCGCCTTGGGCGCCGGGTCGAGGCGCTCGACCTGGCCCAGCGCCGCGTCGTGCTGGCGGGCGGGGAGGGCGTCGGATTCGATGCGCTACTGCTCGCTACGGGGGCCGATCCGGTGCGCCTGCCCATTCCCGGAGCCGAGGGGCCGAACGTCCATTATTTGCGCAGCCTCGCCGACGCCGACAAAATTATCGCCGCGACGGCGGGCGCGCGCCGCGCCGCTGTCATCGGCGCGAGCTTCATCGGCCTCGAAGTCGCCGCTTCGCTGCGCACGCGCGGGCTCGAGGTGCATGTCGTGGCGCCCGAGGCGGTCCCCATGGCCCGTATTCTCGGCCCCGAGCTCGGCGCGCACATCAGGCGCCTGCACGAAGACCATGGCGTCGTCTTCCATCTGGAGGATACGGCGACGGAGATCGCCGCCGGGGGCCTGACGCTCAAGAGCGGGGGAACGCTCGCGGCGGATGTCGTCGTCATCGGCGTCGGCGTGCGGCCCAATACGGCGCTCGCCGAAGCCGCCGGCCTCGCCGTGGACAAGGGCGTGCTGGTCGATGAGTTTCTCGAAACCAGCGAGCGCGGCGTCTATGCGGCGGGGGATATCGCCCGCTGGCCGGACAAGATCACCGGCGCGCGCGTCCGGGTCGAGCATTGGGTGGTGGCGGAGCGCCAGGGGCAGACGGCGGCGCGCAATATGCTCGGACGCGGCGAGCGTTTCGACGCCGCGCCCTTCTTCTGGTCCCAGCATTACGATCAGGCGATCTCTTACGTCGGCCATGCGCCGGCCTTCGACCGCACGGAACTGTCCGGCGATCCGGCTGCGGGAGAATGCGCGGTGACCTTCTATGCGGGGAGCCGCAAGCTCGCCGTGGCGACGCTCGGGCGCGATCTCGAAAGCCTGCAGGCGGAAGTCGCCTTCGAACGGGCGATCGGCGCGCTCTAG
- a CDS encoding outer membrane beta-barrel protein produces the protein MKWYYLPLVTAASLAASLAQAADLKKAKVEAPPPPPPAWLDTLSIDGYVEGGVAMNFNQPFNKWNWGHLYTSDANQPTFNGLVVTMQRPLDPKSDTYDFGFKAQVQLGEDMRYNHLTGTTEYWMHTNTQVGPLEANVQAHLPWKTFLSEGGIDVKAGIFPTYNGAEVMYAKDNLFYSHSYIFNFGPFLHTGVMTTTHVREWLDVYAGVTSGVNTFLGWPGDNNAAASFHGGFGLNLLDGNLTILGIVHTGPENPKQIGGPYDPGFGLPIASWPNTPFACVCNPNATNRTYANLTTTWKVTENLTLITDMAFNRESGWNPASALGGIPQNSYPLYDQFFPGFTAPTGWPTTALSYLPQYPKGAESYAVAQYASYKVNDIFKINGRVEYYRDANNFFVAGYPGYFDAINALHGFFCPSCTFRPSNVGTSYLALTVGTTITPELPKLPIITGLILRPEFRWDTAVNGTTPFFRGLNGPNGNGQSRSQGMFNMDVIIPFTLL, from the coding sequence ATGAAGTGGTACTACCTCCCCCTTGTGACCGCGGCGTCGCTTGCCGCCAGCCTGGCCCAGGCGGCCGATTTGAAAAAGGCCAAGGTCGAAGCGCCTCCGCCGCCGCCGCCTGCCTGGCTCGATACGCTGAGCATCGACGGCTACGTCGAGGGCGGCGTCGCCATGAACTTCAACCAGCCCTTCAACAAGTGGAACTGGGGCCATCTCTACACGTCGGACGCCAACCAGCCGACCTTCAACGGCCTCGTCGTCACGATGCAGCGTCCGCTCGATCCGAAGTCGGACACCTATGATTTCGGCTTCAAGGCGCAGGTCCAGCTCGGCGAGGACATGCGCTACAACCATCTGACCGGCACGACCGAATACTGGATGCACACTAACACCCAGGTCGGTCCGCTCGAAGCCAACGTCCAGGCGCATCTGCCCTGGAAGACCTTCCTCTCGGAGGGCGGCATCGACGTCAAGGCCGGCATCTTCCCGACGTACAATGGCGCCGAAGTCATGTACGCCAAGGACAACCTCTTCTACAGCCACTCCTACATCTTCAACTTCGGGCCCTTCCTTCACACCGGCGTCATGACGACGACCCACGTCCGCGAATGGCTCGACGTCTATGCCGGCGTGACGTCCGGCGTGAACACCTTCCTCGGCTGGCCGGGCGACAACAATGCGGCGGCGTCCTTCCACGGCGGCTTCGGCCTCAACCTGCTCGATGGCAATCTGACGATCCTCGGCATTGTGCATACGGGTCCGGAGAACCCCAAGCAGATCGGCGGCCCGTATGACCCGGGATTTGGCCTGCCGATAGCCTCCTGGCCGAACACGCCCTTCGCCTGCGTCTGTAATCCGAACGCCACGAACCGCACCTACGCCAATCTGACCACGACCTGGAAGGTGACGGAAAATCTGACCCTCATCACCGACATGGCCTTCAACCGCGAGAGCGGCTGGAACCCGGCCTCGGCGCTCGGCGGCATTCCGCAGAACTCCTACCCGCTCTACGACCAGTTCTTCCCGGGCTTCACGGCCCCGACCGGCTGGCCGACGACGGCGCTCTCCTATTTGCCGCAATATCCGAAGGGCGCGGAGTCCTACGCGGTCGCGCAATATGCGTCCTACAAGGTCAACGACATCTTCAAGATCAATGGCCGTGTCGAATATTACCGCGACGCCAACAACTTCTTCGTCGCCGGCTATCCGGGCTATTTCGACGCGATCAACGCCCTGCATGGCTTCTTCTGCCCGTCCTGCACCTTCCGGCCCTCGAATGTCGGCACGAGCTATCTCGCGCTCACCGTCGGCACGACGATCACCCCGGAACTGCCGAAGCTGCCGATCATCACCGGCCTGATCCTGCGTCCGGAATTCCGTTGGGACACGGCGGTCAATGGCACGACGCCCTTCTTCCGCGGCCTCAATGGCCCGAATGGCAACGGCCAGAGCCGCTCTCAGGGCATGTTCAACATGGACGTGATCATTCCCTTCACCCTGCTCTGA
- a CDS encoding aldolase, which translates to MRSVLALPADRRKSAIDALSCGASALLLRLGPAGGLARDEARLWARGFIEAARGREGRPRFFVQIPALREEAAEEDVAALSIAGVDGFFLEGCEGVADLQHLSVRLAVREAEAGLAPGALRIVALAAQTPAGVFALGKYAGASTRLAALAMDDAPLPGGASARAMARTLLTLGAAAAGVGALAAAPPSRGSALEAGCQAVLRDGFSGLVTAAAGEIPVINRVFGGP; encoded by the coding sequence ATGCGCTCGGTTCTGGCCTTGCCGGCCGACAGGCGGAAATCCGCCATTGACGCGCTGTCCTGCGGGGCGTCGGCGCTCCTCCTGCGTCTGGGGCCCGCAGGGGGACTGGCGCGCGACGAGGCGCGGCTCTGGGCGCGGGGCTTCATCGAGGCCGCGCGCGGGCGTGAGGGCCGGCCGCGGTTCTTCGTGCAAATCCCCGCGCTGCGGGAGGAGGCCGCCGAGGAGGATGTCGCGGCGCTGTCGATTGCGGGGGTAGATGGATTTTTCCTCGAGGGCTGCGAAGGCGTAGCCGATCTCCAGCATTTGTCCGTGCGGCTGGCGGTTCGGGAGGCCGAGGCGGGCCTTGCGCCGGGGGCGCTGCGCATCGTCGCGCTCGCCGCGCAGACGCCCGCCGGCGTCTTCGCGCTCGGAAAATACGCCGGCGCCTCGACGCGACTCGCGGCGCTCGCCATGGACGACGCGCCGCTCCCCGGCGGCGCGTCGGCGCGGGCGATGGCGCGCACGCTTCTGACGCTCGGCGCGGCGGCCGCTGGCGTGGGGGCGCTCGCCGCCGCGCCGCCGTCGCGTGGCAGCGCGCTGGAGGCGGGCTGTCAGGCGGTCCTCCGCGACGGGTTCTCCGGCCTCGTCACCGCCGCCGCAGGCGAGATTCCGGTCATCAACCGCGTCTTCGGCGGGCCGTGA